In Haloarcula salinisoli, one genomic interval encodes:
- a CDS encoding NAD(P)-dependent oxidoreductase, which yields MTTVGFIGLGAMGAPMAWNIEDAGFDLVVYNRTTDREQPFAEAGVSVADSPKHLTERADVVCCIVSDGDAVAEVLERDLGVLEGLDEDTVFVQMSTIGYAETMAAADLVAETGAAFVDAPVSGTVGPAEDGTLVGLPGGDESVVEAVRPILEAMCEPVVHCGEVGQGTNMKLFINLLLGDAMAAFAEALVFGRANGLDVEAMGTVVENGALDCPLFDIKGGTIGEGDFAPRFPVDYQFKDLSLALDRAGEVGAPLSQTAAAREAFSAARARGYGGEDMAAVIKPMEETAGVEAREE from the coding sequence ATGACGACTGTCGGATTCATCGGCCTTGGCGCGATGGGTGCACCGATGGCGTGGAACATAGAGGACGCGGGCTTCGACCTCGTCGTCTACAACCGGACGACCGACCGCGAGCAGCCCTTTGCGGAGGCAGGCGTCTCCGTGGCCGACTCGCCGAAACACCTGACCGAGCGGGCCGACGTGGTCTGCTGTATCGTCAGCGACGGCGACGCGGTGGCCGAGGTGCTCGAACGCGACCTCGGCGTCCTGGAGGGACTCGACGAGGACACCGTCTTCGTCCAGATGAGCACCATCGGCTACGCGGAGACGATGGCCGCCGCGGACCTGGTGGCCGAGACCGGCGCAGCGTTCGTCGATGCCCCCGTGTCGGGGACGGTGGGGCCAGCCGAAGACGGGACGCTGGTCGGGCTGCCCGGCGGTGACGAGTCGGTCGTGGAGGCGGTTCGCCCGATTCTCGAAGCGATGTGCGAACCGGTGGTCCACTGCGGCGAGGTGGGCCAGGGGACGAACATGAAGCTGTTCATCAACCTCCTGCTGGGCGATGCGATGGCCGCTTTCGCCGAGGCGCTGGTCTTCGGGCGAGCCAACGGACTCGACGTCGAAGCAATGGGGACCGTCGTCGAAAACGGGGCGCTGGACTGCCCGCTGTTCGATATCAAGGGCGGCACCATCGGCGAGGGCGACTTCGCGCCTCGGTTCCCCGTCGACTACCAGTTCAAGGACCTCTCGCTGGCACTCGACAGGGCCGGCGAGGTCGGCGCGCCGCTCTCACAGACGGCCGCCGCTCGCGAAGCGTTCAGCGCCGCCCGCGCCCGTGGCTACGGCGGCGAGGACATGGCGGCGGTCATCAAACCGATGGAGGAGACGGCGGGCGTCGAGGCCCGCGAGGAGTAG
- a CDS encoding metal-dependent hydrolase, with protein sequence MDLTWHGHSTWHVSVDDTDLLIDPFFGNPKTDIDPAELDPDYVLLTHGHADHIGDVGEFPDATVVSTPEVVAYCEDEYGVGDTVGMNIGGTTELDDAFVTMHRADHTNGMDTHYEDTGGMPAGYVISDTKPTQVSDAESTTFYHAGDTGLMTEMREVIGPYLEPDAAALPAGDHFTMGPMQAAIAADWLDVDYAFPMHYDTMEVIEIDTDDFVREVTATGSDVEPVILDGDETFEL encoded by the coding sequence ATGGACCTAACCTGGCATGGCCACTCTACCTGGCACGTCAGCGTCGACGACACAGACCTCCTCATCGACCCGTTCTTTGGCAACCCCAAGACGGACATCGACCCGGCGGAACTGGACCCGGACTACGTCCTGTTGACACATGGCCACGCCGACCACATCGGCGACGTCGGCGAGTTCCCCGACGCGACGGTCGTGAGCACACCCGAAGTCGTCGCCTACTGCGAGGACGAGTACGGCGTCGGCGACACCGTCGGAATGAACATCGGTGGCACGACCGAACTCGACGACGCCTTCGTCACGATGCATCGGGCAGACCACACCAACGGGATGGACACCCACTACGAGGACACCGGCGGGATGCCAGCCGGCTACGTCATCTCCGACACGAAGCCGACACAGGTCAGCGACGCCGAATCGACGACGTTCTACCATGCCGGCGACACCGGGCTGATGACCGAGATGCGGGAGGTCATCGGGCCGTACCTCGAACCCGACGCCGCGGCGTTGCCTGCCGGCGACCACTTCACGATGGGGCCGATGCAGGCCGCAATCGCCGCCGACTGGCTGGACGTCGACTACGCCTTCCCGATGCACTACGATACGATGGAAGTCATCGAGATAGACACGGACGACTTCGTCCGGGAAGTCACAGCGACCGGCAGCGACGTCGAACCCGTCATCCTCGACGGCGACGAGACCTTCGAACTGTAA
- a CDS encoding S1C family serine protease, which translates to MDSDGLSRRRLLAAVGVGVAGTAGCQSLVTSSDQSSEGSPEPTPTSASGRAASGEDSVYTDVYDEVADGVVSIQVYDGATRPSSGSGFLIDGGYIVTNEHVVSAGDTVYVRYAGTDWREVTVAGTDVYSDLAVIDVDTAPDTTDPLSWVNSRPAIGTRVVAIGNPFGLSGSVSEGIVSGVDRTLRGANNFSIAAGIQTDAAVNPGNSGGPLVDLDGNVVGVINSGGGDNVGFAISAQLAQRVIPALIEDGSYAHPYMGVGLSNVSPIIAEANDLEQASGIYINSVRSAGPSDGVLEGSTGTARVNGVEVGTGGDVVRRLDDTPTPTRQDLAAYLALETSPGDTLSVTVQRDGDRQTVEITLGTRPAPR; encoded by the coding sequence ATGGATTCAGATGGGCTGTCACGCCGGCGGCTGCTGGCCGCTGTCGGGGTCGGAGTGGCCGGGACAGCCGGCTGTCAGTCGCTGGTAACGAGTTCGGACCAGTCCAGCGAGGGGAGCCCGGAGCCGACCCCGACGTCCGCCAGCGGGAGAGCGGCCAGCGGCGAGGACAGCGTCTACACTGACGTGTACGACGAGGTGGCCGACGGCGTCGTCTCGATTCAGGTGTACGACGGCGCCACTCGACCCTCCTCCGGCAGCGGCTTCCTCATCGATGGCGGTTACATCGTCACCAACGAGCACGTCGTCAGCGCCGGCGACACGGTCTACGTACGCTACGCTGGCACCGACTGGCGTGAAGTCACCGTCGCCGGAACGGACGTTTACAGCGACCTGGCAGTCATCGACGTCGACACGGCACCGGACACCACCGACCCGCTCTCCTGGGTGAACAGCCGGCCGGCTATCGGGACCCGCGTCGTCGCCATCGGCAACCCCTTCGGCCTCTCGGGCTCCGTCTCCGAGGGTATCGTCAGCGGCGTCGACCGGACGCTCCGTGGGGCGAACAACTTCTCCATCGCCGCCGGCATCCAGACCGACGCGGCCGTCAACCCAGGCAACAGCGGTGGCCCGCTCGTCGACCTCGACGGGAACGTCGTCGGGGTCATCAACTCCGGCGGCGGCGACAACGTCGGCTTCGCTATCTCCGCGCAGCTGGCCCAGCGGGTCATCCCCGCGCTCATCGAAGACGGCTCGTACGCGCACCCGTACATGGGCGTCGGACTGTCGAACGTCTCCCCGATAATCGCCGAGGCCAACGACCTCGAACAGGCCTCGGGTATCTACATCAACTCCGTCCGGTCGGCCGGCCCCTCCGACGGCGTGCTCGAAGGGAGCACCGGTACGGCGAGGGTCAACGGGGTGGAGGTCGGCACCGGCGGGGACGTGGTTCGCCGGCTCGACGACACACCGACCCCGACTCGGCAAGACCTGGCGGCGTATCTCGCTCTGGAGACCAGCCCCGGCGACACGCTGTCGGTCACGGTCCAGCGGGACGGGGACAGACAGACGGTCGAGATTACACTCGGAACGCGGCCCGCACCGCGGTAA
- a CDS encoding TspO/MBR family protein gives MTTAVSLDRDDIPGVLAAVVLVNLVGSAPAALGGPGSAWFQSLAKPVIYPPPWLFGVVWPLLFTLLGVALYLVWRADHPSRRLALGLFVAQMAFNVAWTPVFFRAQNLALALGVIGGLLVLAVPTAVAFGRIERTAGLLVVPYLLWVAFAAVLNYRFLALN, from the coding sequence ATGACGACCGCCGTGTCACTCGACCGCGACGACATCCCCGGCGTCCTCGCCGCCGTCGTTCTCGTCAATCTCGTCGGCAGCGCACCCGCCGCACTGGGCGGTCCCGGCTCGGCGTGGTTCCAGTCCCTCGCGAAGCCCGTCATCTACCCGCCGCCGTGGCTGTTCGGCGTCGTCTGGCCGCTGCTGTTCACGCTGCTTGGCGTCGCGCTGTATCTCGTCTGGCGGGCGGACCATCCCAGCCGACGGCTCGCACTGGGGCTCTTTGTCGCCCAGATGGCGTTCAACGTCGCCTGGACGCCGGTCTTCTTTCGGGCACAGAACCTCGCGCTCGCCCTCGGCGTCATCGGCGGACTCCTGGTGCTTGCCGTGCCGACCGCGGTGGCCTTTGGCCGAATCGAGCGGACTGCGGGGCTGCTCGTCGTGCCGTATCTGCTCTGGGTGGCCTTCGCCGCAGTGCTGAACTACCGGTTTCTCGCGCTCAATTGA
- the priS gene encoding DNA primase small subunit PriS, with the protein MDERTREYLRGRFGDHYRRSSITPPPAANEREWGFIPWTEGPGETMVRHRSLLDLGNVEDFLARKKPRHIYFSAGRYDDPSASTMSDKGWRNSDLVFDLDADHLPSVVLGEDTYGEMLAKCKDALMRLLDFLDDDFGFEDTTVVFSGGRGYHVHVRDERIRGLEREARREIVDYVRGIGLEFDELVEVETVAGTAGRSSPAEKRTLPTDGGWGARAHRHILSQFDEWLAMDEADAIEALQRYDRIGEGKATAALNAARTNYEGLEAGNIDVHSAVYQIAQVLAQEVVAADNAPIDEPVTTDTNRLIRLPGSLHGGSGLEVQRLDRDELADFDPLSDAIPETFRGHEIAVEVTEGGLVELDTADHGGDSFTVEAGNQTVPEHVGVFLMARGRARKAQE; encoded by the coding sequence ATGGACGAGCGGACCCGCGAGTACCTGCGCGGTCGATTCGGTGACCACTACCGACGGTCGTCGATAACGCCGCCGCCGGCCGCGAACGAACGCGAGTGGGGCTTCATCCCGTGGACGGAGGGCCCCGGAGAGACGATGGTCCGCCACCGGTCGCTGCTGGATCTGGGCAACGTCGAGGACTTCCTGGCGCGCAAGAAGCCACGCCACATCTACTTCTCTGCGGGCCGGTACGACGACCCGAGCGCATCGACGATGAGCGACAAGGGGTGGCGAAACTCGGACCTCGTCTTCGACCTCGACGCCGACCACCTCCCGTCGGTGGTGCTGGGCGAGGATACCTACGGGGAGATGCTGGCAAAGTGCAAAGACGCACTCATGCGGCTACTGGACTTTCTGGACGACGATTTCGGCTTCGAGGACACGACGGTCGTCTTCTCCGGTGGCCGAGGATATCACGTCCACGTCCGGGACGAACGGATTCGCGGACTGGAGCGCGAGGCCCGCCGGGAAATCGTCGACTACGTGCGGGGCATCGGGCTGGAGTTCGACGAACTCGTCGAGGTCGAGACGGTCGCCGGGACGGCAGGCCGGTCGAGCCCGGCCGAGAAGCGCACCCTGCCCACGGACGGCGGCTGGGGCGCACGCGCCCATCGGCATATCCTCTCGCAGTTCGACGAGTGGCTCGCGATGGACGAGGCCGACGCTATCGAGGCCCTCCAGCGCTACGACCGCATCGGCGAGGGGAAGGCCACGGCCGCGCTCAACGCCGCGCGAACCAACTACGAGGGGCTCGAAGCCGGTAACATCGACGTCCACTCGGCGGTGTACCAGATAGCACAGGTGCTCGCCCAGGAGGTCGTCGCCGCGGACAACGCGCCGATAGACGAGCCGGTGACGACCGACACGAACCGCCTCATCCGGCTGCCGGGGTCGCTCCACGGCGGCAGCGGGCTTGAGGTCCAGCGTCTTGACCGGGACGAACTGGCCGACTTCGACCCCCTCTCCGACGCCATCCCGGAGACGTTCAGGGGCCACGAGATAGCCGTCGAAGTGACGGAGGGCGGACTGGTCGAGCTGGACACGGCGGACCACGGTGGGGATAGTTTTACGGTGGAGGCGGGTAATCAGACAGTACCAGAGCACGTGGGCGTGTTCCTCATGGCCCGCGGGCGTGCACGGAAGGCACAGGAATGA
- a CDS encoding GNAT family N-acetyltransferase — MSVNIETTVVDRGSDEYVDPAWQLKEDIRRSEGVLRQRRGFFRSAYRRSTVYLYIDRASDALVGFAAVRRDGYILFLAVDADYRGHGFGKRLIARVSEDYGSVTCHARSTNEEALEFYQHIGFEVRRRIDNYYEDGGDAFYLKLGDDSITEKLSKLLRG, encoded by the coding sequence GTGAGCGTCAACATCGAGACAACGGTCGTCGACCGGGGCAGCGACGAGTACGTCGACCCAGCGTGGCAGCTCAAGGAGGATATCCGCCGCTCCGAGGGTGTGCTCCGTCAGCGACGCGGTTTCTTCCGCAGCGCCTATCGGCGCTCGACGGTCTATCTCTACATCGACCGCGCATCCGACGCTCTCGTCGGCTTCGCCGCGGTCCGCCGAGATGGCTACATTCTCTTTCTCGCCGTCGACGCCGACTACCGCGGCCACGGCTTCGGCAAACGCCTCATCGCCCGCGTCAGCGAGGACTACGGCTCTGTCACCTGTCACGCCCGGTCGACCAACGAGGAGGCCCTGGAGTTCTACCAGCACATCGGCTTCGAGGTCAGACGGCGCATCGACAACTACTACGAGGACGGCGGGGACGCCTTTTACTTGAAACTCGGCGACGATTCCATCACCGAGAAGCTCTCGAAGTTGTTGCGGGGCTAG
- a CDS encoding DUF502 domain-containing protein, producing the protein MADSSRRERFGPTAVRTTFRQTFLTGVALTIPLFVTLLVVGFVVNTLSNVLDPVVAFAFQLSGSQLATAETPTYLAKLVAAAVLLLGIFAVGLVAEQWSGSGRIETMFDATMERIPGVGSIYTSFDEMSKMLLDSDTQSFQEVVLVEHPTADSYTIAFVTASTPPEIERATGNDDMVTLFMPMAPNPVMGGHVVHVPVSRVCDVDMTVEEGLRSIVTSGVAIGETGGEAPLSDTSGPAGPSYPPQSGYHAGGDHREPTPRTSSDDRTAAYTDDIDPEHAGTPDAVARTDHEESVGSGGDHREKPVQAEGTIGDDTDRPAAFDQQEGTLGSETETPSDIESGKEEQN; encoded by the coding sequence ATGGCCGACTCGTCGCGGCGCGAGCGATTCGGGCCGACAGCGGTCAGAACCACCTTCCGACAGACGTTTCTCACCGGTGTCGCCCTGACCATTCCGCTGTTTGTCACGCTACTTGTCGTCGGCTTCGTCGTGAACACGCTGTCGAACGTGCTCGACCCCGTGGTCGCGTTTGCCTTCCAGCTCAGCGGCTCGCAGCTCGCAACCGCTGAGACACCGACCTATCTCGCGAAACTGGTCGCGGCGGCCGTGTTGTTGCTCGGCATCTTCGCCGTCGGGCTTGTCGCGGAGCAATGGTCGGGGTCGGGCCGCATCGAGACGATGTTCGACGCAACGATGGAGCGTATCCCCGGTGTGGGCTCCATCTACACCAGTTTCGACGAAATGAGCAAGATGCTACTCGACAGTGACACCCAGTCGTTTCAGGAGGTTGTCCTCGTCGAACACCCGACGGCCGACTCCTACACGATAGCCTTCGTCACTGCGAGTACGCCGCCCGAAATCGAGCGTGCGACCGGCAACGACGACATGGTGACACTGTTCATGCCGATGGCGCCGAATCCGGTGATGGGCGGCCACGTCGTCCACGTCCCGGTCAGCCGCGTCTGCGACGTGGACATGACCGTCGAGGAGGGGCTGCGCTCTATCGTCACCAGCGGCGTCGCCATCGGCGAGACGGGAGGCGAGGCGCCACTTAGCGATACCAGCGGCCCGGCGGGGCCAAGCTACCCGCCACAGTCGGGGTATCACGCCGGCGGCGACCACCGCGAGCCCACGCCCAGAACCAGTTCTGACGACCGTACGGCGGCCTACACCGACGATATCGACCCCGAACACGCCGGGACGCCGGACGCGGTCGCCAGAACCGACCACGAGGAGTCGGTCGGCAGCGGGGGCGACCACCGCGAGAAACCGGTACAAGCCGAGGGAACCATCGGCGACGACACTGACCGCCCGGCGGCGTTCGACCAGCAGGAGGGCACCCTCGGCTCCGAGACCGAGACGCCGTCGGATATCGAATCGGGTAAAGAGGAACAGAATTAG
- a CDS encoding DoxX family protein has product MTSRPAIAVILTFLASLVSRPVRAHVDYVTEPGAETRDAVAFTTGVLSDPFNAALFLGSGLVTVVGIAAYLYVRPTITDIVVLRDKLASYGDLIPWMLRLAVGMPLIGAGFQGYLFAPTVTFNVGANPLLRILFIGLGFFTLFGLATRIVASLGLVTYAWALATEPSVFLAIEYVPLFLALFVLGGGRPSADDMLLEVASTDGSIYGRIDPIHHLKAYLDERTRPLRVYVPVILRVGMGAAFIYLGLVQKLAQPSSVLAVVAKYNLTAVVPVDPGLWVVGAGITEIAVGIALIAGFFTRGMAATAFILFTLTLFGLPDDPVLAHVTLFGMVSAVFTLGAGPLSFDHWYGRPAVADEESVVPAD; this is encoded by the coding sequence ATGACGTCTCGTCCAGCTATTGCTGTTATACTCACTTTCCTGGCGTCACTCGTCAGCCGACCGGTCCGGGCACACGTCGATTACGTGACCGAGCCGGGTGCCGAGACGAGGGACGCTGTGGCGTTCACCACCGGGGTACTGTCTGACCCGTTCAACGCGGCGCTGTTCCTCGGGAGCGGACTGGTGACGGTCGTCGGTATCGCCGCGTACCTCTACGTGCGGCCGACCATCACAGATATCGTCGTTCTACGGGACAAACTCGCCAGCTACGGCGACCTCATCCCGTGGATGCTCCGCCTCGCCGTCGGGATGCCACTCATCGGGGCCGGGTTCCAGGGGTACCTGTTTGCCCCTACCGTGACGTTCAACGTCGGTGCGAACCCGTTACTGCGCATCCTCTTTATCGGGCTGGGCTTTTTCACGCTGTTCGGGCTCGCGACCCGTATCGTGGCGTCGCTCGGTCTGGTGACCTACGCCTGGGCGCTGGCGACCGAGCCGAGCGTCTTTCTCGCTATCGAGTACGTCCCGCTCTTTCTCGCGCTGTTCGTCCTCGGCGGCGGGCGGCCCAGTGCCGACGATATGCTGCTCGAGGTCGCGAGTACCGACGGAAGTATATACGGGCGTATCGACCCGATTCACCACCTGAAGGCCTACCTCGACGAGCGGACGCGTCCCCTGCGTGTGTACGTCCCAGTGATTCTCCGCGTCGGCATGGGTGCGGCCTTCATCTATCTGGGCCTCGTCCAGAAGCTCGCACAGCCCTCCAGTGTGCTGGCAGTCGTCGCGAAGTACAATCTCACGGCGGTCGTCCCCGTCGACCCGGGCCTGTGGGTCGTCGGCGCTGGCATCACCGAGATAGCGGTCGGTATCGCGCTCATCGCGGGCTTCTTTACCCGCGGCATGGCCGCCACCGCGTTTATCCTGTTTACGCTGACGCTGTTTGGCCTGCCCGACGACCCGGTACTGGCCCACGTCACGCTCTTCGGAATGGTCTCCGCCGTCTTCACGCTCGGCGCCGGGCCTCTGTCCTTCGACCACTGGTACGGTCGCCCCGCAGTCGCTGACGAGGAGAGCGTCGTTCCGGCGGACTGA
- a CDS encoding type IV pilin N-terminal domain-containing protein, translated as MGARSLDGDRGMSESIGIGLLVGMTVVVTAVVGMNVLVVTEDNSGGVPQANFTYDYAQDSGLLLVTHSRGDPIQAGRLEFEGPRGEPKANWSQLANTNRTEMVEEGSIVQLGEGGAWGQRVGSSDTITIYYNGSGNRTELDRWDGA; from the coding sequence ATGGGAGCGCGTAGCCTCGACGGTGACCGTGGGATGTCCGAGTCAATCGGCATCGGACTGCTCGTCGGGATGACTGTCGTCGTGACGGCAGTGGTCGGGATGAACGTGCTCGTCGTCACTGAGGATAACAGCGGCGGGGTACCCCAGGCGAACTTCACCTACGACTACGCCCAGGACAGCGGGCTCTTGCTCGTCACCCACAGCCGCGGCGACCCGATTCAGGCTGGCCGGCTGGAGTTCGAAGGGCCTCGGGGGGAACCGAAGGCAAACTGGTCCCAGCTGGCGAACACGAATCGGACGGAGATGGTCGAGGAGGGCTCTATCGTCCAGCTCGGTGAGGGGGGCGCCTGGGGGCAGCGCGTCGGCTCCAGTGACACCATCACAATCTACTACAACGGCAGCGGGAACCGGACAGAGCTCGACCGGTGGGACGGCGCCTGA
- the pfkB gene encoding 1-phosphofructokinase — protein sequence MHLTVTFNPAVDQTLQFDEPMAPDRVMRAESSRFDAAGKGVNVAQFLTALGTDAVATGVLGGFTGQFIRERLTADGVSTAFVEADGPTRLNTTAVADGSEYKLNHDGPAVDAETVTAVVETVRERDPDTVVVSGSLPPGVTTDAVDALASAGGWDTVVDMDGDALRALDERYALCKPNREELARATDADVSTVEGCARAAAEFRAAGFDRVLASLGGDGVVLATASTALHADAIDVDVVDTVGAGDALLAGALAAWADGADDATALQTGVAIATRLVERAGTSPPALDNLDTRREAVSVRELSV from the coding sequence ATGCATCTGACCGTGACGTTCAACCCGGCGGTCGACCAGACGCTGCAGTTCGACGAGCCGATGGCTCCCGACCGGGTTATGCGCGCCGAATCATCTCGCTTCGACGCCGCCGGGAAAGGCGTCAACGTGGCGCAGTTCCTGACCGCGCTGGGTACCGACGCCGTGGCCACGGGCGTCCTCGGCGGGTTCACGGGCCAGTTCATCCGCGAGCGGTTGACCGCCGATGGCGTATCGACTGCGTTCGTCGAGGCGGACGGGCCGACCCGGCTGAACACGACCGCCGTCGCCGACGGGTCAGAGTACAAGCTCAACCACGACGGACCGGCTGTCGACGCGGAGACGGTCACGGCGGTGGTCGAGACAGTCCGTGAGCGCGACCCCGATACCGTGGTCGTCAGCGGGAGCCTCCCCCCCGGTGTGACGACCGACGCTGTCGACGCCCTCGCGTCGGCCGGTGGCTGGGATACCGTCGTCGACATGGACGGCGACGCGCTCCGGGCACTCGACGAACGGTACGCGCTCTGTAAACCCAACCGCGAAGAGCTGGCCCGAGCGACCGACGCCGACGTCTCGACCGTCGAGGGCTGCGCGCGGGCCGCGGCAGAGTTCCGAGCGGCGGGGTTCGACCGCGTGCTGGCCTCGCTGGGCGGCGACGGCGTCGTGCTGGCGACGGCGTCGACGGCGCTGCACGCCGACGCCATCGACGTGGACGTGGTGGATACAGTCGGGGCCGGCGACGCGTTGCTCGCCGGGGCACTCGCCGCGTGGGCCGACGGCGCGGACGACGCGACGGCGTTGCAGACCGGCGTCGCCATCGCGACCCGACTGGTCGAACGAGCAGGCACGTCGCCGCCGGCGCTCGACAATCTCGACACACGCCGCGAGGCGGTCTCCGTTCGAGAGCTATCGGTCTGA
- the glpR gene encoding HTH-type transcriptional regulator GlpR, whose translation MLPAERKRTIVQLVTEQDGCSVATLADELEFSKATIRRDLQDLESEGRIERSHGGAVPVSSAGRERSYDQREVDRLEEKQAIAARASEEIRDGHVVCFDAGTTTTEVARVAPDSGYVGVTNMPELGLELADRDVDVKLTGGTVRPRSHACVGPAAESFLDQRNFDILFLGANGVTADTGLSTPDEDEAAVKRAMVANARRVVLVADSSKFGERSFVTVADPDEIDLFVTDEALPGELADAFAEADVVVTGGD comes from the coding sequence ATGCTCCCCGCCGAGCGCAAACGCACCATCGTCCAGCTGGTGACCGAACAGGACGGCTGTTCGGTCGCGACGCTGGCCGACGAACTCGAGTTCTCGAAAGCCACTATACGCCGTGACCTCCAGGACCTGGAGTCAGAGGGCCGAATCGAGCGGTCCCACGGCGGCGCCGTGCCCGTCTCGTCGGCGGGGCGAGAGCGGTCATACGACCAGCGCGAGGTCGACCGGCTGGAGGAAAAACAGGCCATCGCGGCCCGCGCGAGCGAGGAGATACGCGACGGCCACGTGGTCTGTTTCGACGCCGGGACAACCACGACGGAGGTCGCACGAGTCGCACCCGACAGCGGCTACGTCGGCGTGACGAACATGCCCGAACTGGGCCTGGAACTGGCCGACAGGGACGTCGACGTGAAGCTGACTGGCGGGACCGTCCGCCCGCGCAGCCACGCCTGCGTGGGGCCCGCCGCCGAGTCGTTCCTCGACCAGCGAAACTTCGATATCCTCTTTCTGGGGGCCAACGGGGTGACTGCCGACACGGGGCTGTCGACCCCCGACGAGGACGAGGCGGCAGTCAAACGAGCGATGGTGGCAAACGCCCGGCGCGTGGTGCTGGTGGCCGACAGCTCGAAGTTCGGCGAGCGGAGCTTCGTCACCGTCGCCGACCCAGACGAGATAGACCTGTTCGTCACCGACGAGGCGCTCCCGGGCGAACTCGCCGACGCCTTCGCCGAGGCGGACGTCGTCGTCACGGGGGGCGACTGA
- a CDS encoding isocitrate/isopropylmalate dehydrogenase family protein, producing MTHEIAVIPGDGIGQEVTPAAVDVLEAIETVDFDFVEADAGDAVKAETGEALPQETRDIAADADATLFGAAGETAADVILPLREVVGSFANVRPARSYPGLDAVQPDTDIVFIRENTEGVYAGIESEITDGVRTLTRVITEDASEKIAEFGFDYAKQNDYDDVTIAHKANVMRETDGLFLDAASAVGDSRGADYDTALMDALAMHLVMTPEEYDVIICPNLAGDVLSDLAAGLVGGLGLLPSANVGEENALFEPVHGSAPDIAGEGIANPSAMVLSAAMLLDHLGYDEEGDRVRAAVESVLESGPKTPDLGGEAGTEDVTAAIVDEL from the coding sequence ATGACACACGAGATTGCGGTCATCCCCGGTGACGGTATCGGGCAGGAGGTCACGCCCGCGGCCGTCGACGTACTGGAAGCCATAGAGACAGTCGACTTCGACTTCGTCGAGGCCGACGCAGGCGATGCCGTCAAAGCCGAGACCGGCGAGGCGCTGCCACAGGAGACCCGCGATATCGCCGCCGACGCCGACGCGACGCTCTTTGGCGCGGCCGGCGAGACGGCCGCCGACGTCATCCTCCCGCTACGAGAGGTCGTCGGCTCCTTCGCCAACGTCCGGCCCGCCCGCTCCTATCCGGGCCTGGACGCCGTCCAGCCCGACACGGACATCGTCTTCATCCGCGAGAATACGGAGGGCGTCTACGCGGGCATCGAGAGCGAGATAACCGACGGGGTTCGGACGCTGACCCGCGTCATCACCGAGGACGCCTCGGAGAAAATCGCCGAGTTCGGCTTCGACTACGCGAAACAGAACGACTACGACGACGTGACCATCGCGCACAAGGCCAACGTCATGCGCGAGACGGACGGACTGTTCCTCGATGCCGCGAGCGCCGTCGGTGACAGCCGCGGTGCCGACTACGACACCGCGCTGATGGACGCGCTGGCGATGCATCTGGTCATGACGCCCGAGGAGTACGACGTCATCATCTGTCCGAACCTCGCCGGTGACGTGCTCTCGGACCTGGCGGCCGGGCTGGTCGGCGGACTGGGTCTGCTTCCGTCGGCGAACGTCGGCGAGGAGAACGCCCTGTTCGAGCCGGTCCACGGCTCCGCGCCCGATATCGCCGGCGAGGGTATCGCGAACCCCTCGGCGATGGTTCTCTCGGCCGCAATGTTGCTCGACCACCTGGGCTACGACGAGGAAGGCGACCGCGTGCGGGCCGCCGTCGAGTCGGTGCTGGAATCCGGTCCGAAGACGCCGGACCTGGGCGGCGAGGCCGGCACTGAAGACGTCACGGCCGCTATCGTCGACGAACTGTAG